One window from the genome of Eucalyptus grandis isolate ANBG69807.140 chromosome 7, ASM1654582v1, whole genome shotgun sequence encodes:
- the LOC104453330 gene encoding uncharacterized protein LOC104453330, translating into MVNIIKLYQPLMRAAMKFAGVRPRKIEIEPGTVMNFWAPTRTPNKNKNAVVFLHSFVGDGMITWQLQVLALARKYAVYVPDLLFFGGSATGDSRRTVDFQAECVAKGLAALGLQQYTVVGSSYGGMVAFKLAESRPELVKSVVGTCTVPVLTESISKECLERLGFPTWSDLLLPNSVDGVKKMFEVGSHKLPRIPNRVFEDGLEVMFDYRKEKAELLEALVIPDEDFTLPDYSQKVHLVCGADDNIFNVGLVKDIKGKLGNKATMECIEKAGHLAMLERPFVYNKCLKRILASIYDKRSN; encoded by the exons atggtgaaCATAATCAAGCTCTACCAGCCTTTGATGAGAGCGGCAATGAAGTTCGCCGGCGTGAGACCTCGAAAGATCGAGATCGAACCCGGAACTGTCATGAACTTCTGGGCTCCAACCCGAACtccaaacaaaaacaagaatgcTGTCGTCTTCCTTCACAGCTTCGTTGGCGACGGCATGATCACGTGGCAGCTCCAGGTCCTTGCACTAGCAAGGAAGTATGCCGTCTATGTGCCGGACCTCCTCTTCTTCGGCGGCTCTGCCACTGGCGACAGCCGCCGGACGGTGGACTTCCAGGCGGAGTGCGTGGCGAAGGGGCTGGCGGCGCTTGGGTTGCAGCAGTACACGGTGGTGGGGTCGAGCTATGGCGGGATGGTGGCGTTCAAATTGGCTGAGTCGCGGCCCGAGCTGGTGAAGTCGGTGGTGGGGACGTGCACCGTACCGGTGCTGACCGAGTCGATAAGCAAGGAGTGCCTGGAGAGATTGGGGTTTCCGACATGGTCAGATCTTTTGTTGCCTAATTCTGTTGATGGGGTGAAGAAGATGTTTGAAGTTGGGAGCCACAAGTTGCCCAGAATCCCTAATCGTGTTTTCGAGGACGGTTTAGAG GTCATGTTTGACTACAGAAAGGAGAAGGCTGAACTGCTGGAGGCTTTGGTCATTCCAGACGAGGACTTCACTTTGCCAGACTACTCCCAG AAGGTCCATCTAGTCTGTGGCGCGGACGACAATATCTTCAATGTAGGCTTAGTGAAAGATATCAAAGG aaaattgggaaataaaGCGACGATGGAGTGCATTGAGAAAGCAGGCCATCTTGCTATGTTGGAGCGGCCGTTCGTCTACAATAAATGTTTGAAGAGAATTCTTGCCTCCATCTACGATAAGAGGTCAAACTAG